The Natrinema sp. HArc-T2 genome has a segment encoding these proteins:
- a CDS encoding thiamine pyrophosphate-binding protein, whose amino-acid sequence MDVSRGVIERLVENGIDTVFGVPGTQTLPLNEAIETRDDVRFVMARHETAVSHQAWGYAETSGRPAATVVVPGPGDMNAMNGLKNAYNDCTPLVHLAVETEPEIRGGDGIHETPPETYDTVVKDNVLVERPESTTVVLEEAIAIAETPPKGPVRVGIPKSVLTMDVPLATPGTYSRESITSVADRDITTAADVLAAAEEPVIVAGGGVRAAGASDELRRVADRLGAPVVTTYKGKGVLPDGPDGYVAGTLSSSAAPELLELLADADAALAVGTDFDAVATRAWSIDLPDTLVHVTLESDDLGTGYEPTVGIIADAAVALSALKSALDDRTVATGDGDAVERASAVRQATSDRLADLRTESSPITSVSALEAVREAIPREAIVTVDAGGFRVWGLNAFEAAGPRSYVNPGSWATMGTGLPSGIGAQFANPADDVVVLTGDGGLLMCVHELHTAVAEELPLTVVVFVNEDYAIISDDADRNYDLEAGTYGWADAPIDFVGLAESLGLRAERAATPAEIQSRLAAAIDADEPVVLAVPTDPREPQASDWMRE is encoded by the coding sequence ATGGACGTCAGCCGAGGAGTCATCGAGCGGCTGGTCGAAAACGGGATTGACACCGTCTTCGGCGTGCCCGGAACGCAGACGCTGCCGCTGAACGAGGCCATCGAGACACGGGACGACGTTCGGTTCGTCATGGCCCGCCACGAGACTGCCGTTTCCCATCAGGCGTGGGGCTACGCGGAAACCAGCGGGCGGCCCGCGGCGACGGTCGTCGTGCCCGGACCAGGCGATATGAACGCCATGAACGGGCTGAAGAACGCATACAACGACTGTACCCCGCTGGTCCACCTCGCGGTCGAAACCGAGCCCGAGATCCGCGGCGGCGACGGCATCCACGAAACGCCACCCGAGACCTACGACACCGTCGTCAAGGACAACGTCCTCGTCGAGCGCCCCGAGAGCACGACCGTCGTCCTCGAGGAAGCCATCGCGATCGCCGAGACGCCACCCAAGGGGCCAGTCAGAGTCGGGATTCCGAAGAGTGTCTTGACGATGGACGTTCCACTCGCGACACCGGGAACGTACAGCCGCGAGTCCATCACAAGCGTCGCCGACCGCGATATCACGACCGCCGCCGACGTGCTTGCTGCCGCCGAAGAGCCGGTTATCGTCGCCGGCGGGGGCGTCCGCGCCGCCGGGGCGAGCGACGAACTTCGCCGCGTCGCCGATCGGCTCGGCGCACCCGTCGTCACCACCTACAAGGGCAAAGGGGTGCTTCCGGACGGCCCCGATGGATACGTCGCCGGGACACTCTCGAGCAGTGCTGCTCCCGAGTTGCTCGAGTTGCTCGCGGACGCCGACGCAGCGCTGGCCGTCGGCACCGACTTCGACGCGGTCGCTACCCGGGCCTGGTCGATCGACCTTCCGGATACGCTGGTCCACGTCACACTCGAGTCCGACGACCTCGGGACGGGTTACGAGCCGACCGTCGGCATCATCGCCGACGCTGCCGTGGCGCTGTCGGCACTGAAGTCAGCCCTCGACGACCGCACGGTCGCGACCGGTGACGGCGATGCCGTCGAGCGTGCGAGCGCGGTTCGGCAGGCAACTAGCGATCGGCTCGCGGACCTTCGAACGGAATCGTCACCGATTACGTCTGTCAGTGCGCTCGAGGCCGTCCGCGAGGCGATTCCGAGGGAGGCGATCGTCACGGTCGACGCCGGCGGCTTTCGCGTCTGGGGGTTGAACGCCTTCGAGGCGGCGGGCCCGCGCTCGTACGTCAACCCGGGCTCGTGGGCCACGATGGGAACCGGCCTGCCGTCGGGCATCGGCGCACAGTTCGCTAACCCTGCCGACGACGTGGTCGTCCTCACCGGCGACGGCGGACTCCTGATGTGTGTCCACGAACTGCACACAGCTGTCGCCGAGGAACTACCGCTGACGGTCGTCGTCTTCGTCAACGAGGACTACGCGATCATCAGCGACGACGCCGACCGAAACTACGACCTCGAAGCAGGCACGTACGGCTGGGCGGACGCACCGATCGACTTCGTGGGCCTCGCCGAAAGCCTCGGATTGCGCGCCGAGCGCGCGGCGACGCCAGCCGAGATCCAGTCGCGTCTCGCAGCCGCGATCGACGCCGACGAACCGGTGGTGCTCGCAGTTCCGACGGACCCCCGCGAGCCACAAGCAAGCGACTGGATGCGCGAGTAG
- a CDS encoding CBS domain-containing protein has product MEDIFVARVMSSSIHTVTPDTLVEDAAQEMLENGIGSVMVVDDENRLEGILTTTDFVEIVAEQKPKDQTPVSKYMTTDVVTTTAQESIRDVADVMIEHGFHHTPVVDEDEGVIGMITTSDLAGYISRVQSPSPAE; this is encoded by the coding sequence ATGGAAGACATTTTCGTCGCCCGGGTGATGTCCTCGTCGATACACACGGTCACGCCGGACACGCTCGTCGAAGACGCCGCCCAAGAAATGCTCGAGAACGGAATCGGGTCAGTCATGGTCGTCGACGATGAGAACCGCCTCGAGGGGATCCTGACGACGACGGACTTCGTCGAAATCGTCGCCGAACAGAAGCCGAAAGACCAGACGCCGGTCTCGAAGTACATGACGACCGACGTCGTCACGACGACGGCCCAGGAGAGTATCCGCGACGTGGCGGACGTCATGATCGAACACGGCTTCCACCACACCCCCGTCGTCGACGAGGACGAGGGCGTGATCGGGATGATCACGACGTCGGATCTGGCTGGCTACATCTCGCGCGTGCAGTCGCCCAGCCCCGCCGAATAA
- the uvrA gene encoding excinuclease ABC subunit UvrA has protein sequence MSKDTIDVRGAEEHNLKDIDVTIPREAFTVVTGLSGSGKSSLAFETVYAEGQRRYIESLSAYARNFLGQMDKPQVETVEGLSPAISIDQKNAANNPRSTVGTVTELHDYLRLLYARVGTPHCPECGREVGEQSAQNMVERILELPEGTKAKLAAPVVRDQKGAFEDLFAELVSEGYARVEIDGEEHDLTLEDPDLDENFDHTVDVIVDRIKVSVEDRPRIVDSVETALDEAEGVLKVILPDASEEVAADLGEEARRTGALGDETEEDDRFVVEFSKDLACTHCGIDVPEIETRSFSFNSPHGACPECEGLGETKEVDEDLVVQDESKPLKHVFEPWSYNRSYYRTRLDAVAAHFDVSLETPFAELDDEIQQAFLYGTDEQVLFKRQTKNGTRRKKKRFEGVIPNLDRRYLETDSDSTREHIEDYMSVTECPACDGTRLKPASRAVLVDETSITEINSMSIGDALAHFESMEADLTEREKVIAEEILKEIRARLGFMTEVGLEYLTLDREASTLSGGESQRIRLATQIGSGLVGVLYVLDEPSIGLHQRDNDRLLDTLEELRDLGNTLLVVEHDEETMRRADNVIDMGPGPGKRGGEVVANGPVEEVKATKASITGDYLSGRKQIPVPDERRDPEDALTIRGARQHNLDDLDVDIPLGCFTAITGVSGSGKSTLMHEVLYKGLAREMNDNTSVIPGDHDALEGLEAIETVRLIDQSPIGRTPRSNPATYTNVFDYVRELFAQTKLSKQRGYEKGRFSFNVKGGRCEECGGQGTVKIDMNFLSDVYVPCEECDGARYNDATLDVTYKGKTIADVLEMSVEEAYDFFESSSQIRRRLQLLKDVGLDYMKLGQPSTTLSGGEAQRIKLAEELGKKDSGETLYLLDEPTTGLHSADERKLIDVLHRLTDNGNTIVVIEHELDLVKNADHIIDLGPEGGEHGGEVVATGTPEDVARLEDSHTGRYLRDLLPKIDLEGPRGERVDPVTAPMDDD, from the coding sequence ATGAGCAAGGACACCATCGACGTCCGCGGGGCAGAGGAACACAACCTCAAGGACATCGACGTCACGATCCCTCGCGAGGCGTTTACCGTCGTCACCGGCCTCTCGGGGTCGGGCAAGTCCTCGCTGGCGTTCGAGACGGTCTATGCCGAAGGCCAGCGGCGATACATCGAGAGCCTCTCGGCGTACGCGCGGAACTTCCTCGGCCAGATGGACAAACCGCAGGTCGAGACCGTCGAGGGCCTCTCGCCGGCGATCTCGATCGACCAGAAGAACGCCGCGAACAACCCCCGCTCGACCGTTGGGACGGTCACCGAACTGCACGACTACCTGCGCTTGCTCTACGCCCGCGTCGGCACGCCCCACTGTCCAGAGTGTGGCCGCGAGGTCGGCGAGCAGTCGGCCCAGAACATGGTCGAGCGCATTCTCGAGCTCCCCGAGGGAACCAAGGCCAAACTCGCGGCACCCGTGGTCCGCGACCAGAAGGGAGCGTTCGAGGATCTCTTTGCAGAGCTCGTCTCGGAGGGGTATGCCCGCGTCGAGATCGACGGTGAGGAACACGATCTGACGCTCGAGGATCCCGATCTGGACGAGAACTTCGATCACACGGTCGACGTAATCGTCGACCGCATCAAGGTCAGCGTCGAGGACCGACCGCGGATCGTCGACAGCGTCGAGACGGCGCTCGACGAGGCCGAGGGCGTCCTGAAGGTCATCCTTCCCGATGCCTCCGAAGAAGTCGCCGCGGATCTCGGCGAGGAGGCTCGCCGAACCGGTGCACTCGGCGACGAGACCGAGGAGGACGACCGCTTCGTCGTCGAGTTCTCGAAAGATCTGGCCTGTACCCACTGCGGGATCGACGTGCCCGAAATCGAGACCCGCTCGTTCTCGTTCAACTCGCCCCACGGTGCCTGTCCCGAGTGTGAGGGCCTGGGCGAGACCAAGGAAGTCGACGAGGACCTCGTCGTCCAAGACGAGTCCAAACCGCTGAAACACGTCTTCGAACCCTGGAGTTACAACCGCTCGTACTACCGGACTCGACTCGACGCCGTCGCCGCGCACTTCGACGTCTCGCTCGAGACGCCCTTTGCGGAACTCGACGACGAGATTCAGCAGGCGTTCCTCTACGGCACCGACGAGCAGGTGCTGTTCAAGCGACAGACGAAAAACGGCACTCGCCGGAAGAAAAAGCGCTTCGAGGGCGTTATTCCGAACCTCGACCGTCGCTACCTCGAGACCGACTCGGACTCGACGCGTGAACACATCGAGGACTACATGTCGGTCACGGAGTGTCCAGCCTGCGACGGCACGCGCCTGAAGCCCGCGAGTCGGGCAGTGCTGGTCGACGAGACGTCGATCACCGAGATCAATTCGATGAGTATCGGCGACGCCTTGGCGCACTTCGAGTCGATGGAAGCGGACCTCACCGAGCGCGAGAAGGTGATCGCCGAGGAGATTCTCAAAGAAATCCGCGCGCGACTCGGTTTCATGACCGAGGTCGGGCTGGAGTACCTCACGCTCGATCGCGAGGCCTCCACACTGTCTGGCGGCGAGAGCCAGCGTATTCGGCTCGCGACCCAGATCGGCTCCGGGCTCGTTGGGGTGCTGTACGTGCTCGACGAGCCCTCGATCGGGCTCCACCAGCGGGACAACGACCGCCTGCTCGATACGCTCGAGGAACTGCGCGACCTCGGAAACACCCTGCTGGTCGTCGAACACGACGAGGAGACGATGCGCCGCGCGGACAACGTCATCGACATGGGGCCCGGCCCCGGCAAGCGCGGCGGCGAGGTCGTCGCCAACGGCCCCGTCGAGGAGGTCAAGGCGACCAAGGCGTCGATCACCGGTGACTACCTCTCCGGACGCAAGCAGATCCCCGTTCCCGACGAACGGCGCGATCCGGAGGATGCGCTGACGATCCGTGGTGCACGCCAGCACAACCTGGACGATCTTGACGTCGACATCCCGCTTGGCTGCTTTACCGCGATCACCGGGGTGTCGGGTTCGGGCAAGTCCACGCTGATGCACGAGGTGCTCTACAAGGGACTCGCCCGCGAGATGAACGACAACACGAGCGTGATCCCGGGCGACCACGACGCGCTCGAGGGCCTCGAAGCGATCGAAACCGTCCGCCTGATCGACCAGTCGCCGATCGGTCGCACGCCGCGGTCGAACCCCGCGACCTACACCAACGTCTTCGACTACGTCCGCGAGCTGTTCGCCCAGACCAAACTCTCGAAACAGCGCGGCTACGAGAAGGGGCGCTTCTCGTTCAACGTCAAGGGCGGTCGCTGTGAGGAGTGTGGCGGCCAGGGGACCGTCAAGATCGATATGAACTTCCTGTCGGACGTGTACGTCCCCTGTGAGGAGTGTGACGGCGCGCGCTACAACGACGCCACGCTCGACGTCACCTACAAGGGCAAGACCATCGCCGACGTCCTCGAGATGTCGGTCGAAGAGGCCTACGACTTCTTCGAGTCCTCGAGCCAGATCCGCCGCCGGCTCCAGTTACTCAAGGACGTCGGCCTCGATTACATGAAACTCGGCCAGCCTTCGACGACGCTCTCGGGTGGCGAGGCCCAGCGGATCAAACTCGCCGAGGAACTGGGGAAGAAGGATTCGGGCGAGACGCTCTACCTGCTCGACGAACCGACGACCGGCCTCCACAGCGCCGATGAGCGCAAACTCATCGACGTGCTCCACCGGCTGACCGACAACGGCAACACCATCGTCGTCATCGAACACGAACTCGATCTCGTCAAGAACGCCGACCACATCATCGATCTCGGCCCCGAAGGCGGCGAGCACGGCGGCGAGGTCGTCGCCACCGGGACGCCGGAGGACGTCGCCCGCCTCGAGGACTCCCACACCGGTCGCTACCTGCGCGATCTCCTGCCAAAGATCGATCTCGAGGGGCCACGCGGCGAGCGCGTCGACCCCGTGACGGCACCGATGGACGACGATTGA